In Elaeis guineensis isolate ETL-2024a chromosome 1, EG11, whole genome shotgun sequence, a genomic segment contains:
- the LOC105033452 gene encoding PTI1-like tyrosine-protein kinase At3g15890, with product MAFRSFFCCGKASNGKEKGKKSAPTWRVFSLKELQSATNNFNYDNKLGEGGFGSVYWGQLWDGSQIAVKRLKVWSNRAEMEFAVEVEILARVRHKNLLSLRGYCAEGQERLIVYDYMPNLSLLSHLHGQHSAECLLDWGRRLRIAVESAEGIAYLHHHATPHIIHRDIKASNVLLDSDFQARVADFGFAKLIPDGATHVTTRVKGTLGYLAPEYAMLGKASESCDVYSFGIFLLELVSGKKPIEKLSAMMKRTIADWALLLAREGKFKEVADPKLNGNFVEAELKRVVLVALVCAQNLPDKRPTMLEAVEFLKGESKEKLVTLENAELFKADLAGNYQGLSGPEDSSDCISEEKDSKS from the exons ATGGCGTTCCGCTCCTTTTTTTGCTGCGGAAAGGCTTCGAACGG AAAGGAGAAGGGAAAGAAGAGTGCACCAACGTGGAGGGTTTTTTCTCTCAAGGAACTGCAGTCAGCGACAAACAACTTCAATTACGACAACAAGCTGGGGGAAGGGGGTTTCGGCAGCGTCTACTGGGGCCAGCTCTGGGATGGATCTCAG ATTGCTGTTAAAAGGTTAAAAGTTTGGAGCAACAGAGCTGAAATGGAATTTGCTGTTGAGGTTGAGATATTGGCAAGAGTTAGGCATAAAAATTTGCTGAGTTTACGTGGATACTGTGCTGAAGGACAGGAACGTCTCATAGTCTATGACTATATGCCCAATTTGAGTTTGCTCTCACATCTTCATGGGCAACATTCAGCAGAATGCCTTCTTGATTGGGGTAGGCGACTGAGGATTGCCGTAGAATCAGCTGAGGGGATTGC CTATCTTCACCACCATGCAACACCACATATCATCCACAGAGATATCAAAGCAAGTAATGTCCTATTAGATTCAGATTTCCAGGCACGGGTTGCTGATTTTGGATTCGCAAAGCTTATTCCAGATGGTGCGACTCATGTTACCACAAGGGTGAAGGGCACTCTTGGCTATCTTGCACCTGAATATGCGATGCTAGGGAAGGCCTCGGAGAGCTGTGATGTTTACAGCTTTGGAATATTTCTATTAGAGCTTGTCAGCGGAAAGAAGCCCATAGAGAAGTTGAGCGCTATGATGAAGCGAACCATTGCAGATTGGGCACTTCTACTGGCTCGAGAGGGGAAATTCAAAGAAGTGGCAGATCCGAAGCTCAATGGGAACTTTGTTGAGGCAGAGTTAAAGAGGGTGGTGCTTGTTGCACTTGTTTGTGCTCAAAATTTGCCTGACAAGAGACCAACAATGCTTGAGGCAGTGGAGTTTCTCAAAGGAGAGTCCAAGGAGAAGCTAGTGACTCTGGAAAATGCTGAATTATTCAAGGCAGATCTCGCTGGGAATTATCAAGGATTGTCTGGTCCAGAAGACAGTTCTGATTGCATTTCTGAGGAGAAGGATTCAAAAAGCTGA